The genomic DNA TTAGCCATCCTGTGAATTCTGGAGCATCAGGGCTATTGTACTGGATCAAGAGGGCTGtattcagaagagaaaaatatggaaCTTGCCATGTatttatgtgagaaaaaaaaaagggaactataTGTTGGTTAAAATATAGGAAGTACCTAGAAAGAGCCAGGAAATCTTTTCCTGAATTTCTGGGCTGGTCACCAAGAGGGCCATGAGTTCTTTgaatttataggaaatattttgCCTCCTTGTGTGTATATCCTGGAATGCAAATTACTGTTCCCTGGGCTCATGCACAGTAGTTCCACAAGATTCATAGGTAATAACTTTTGTTTATATAGTGGTTTGATTCCTTAGATGAGGTAGCTTTTTTGGGGAGGCTCACGGTTATAGGGGAAGATATATAATAGGGTTGACTGGGATGTTTACACGTCTGGGGCGGGAGGGTTGGGATGGAGGGTGGAGTGTATCTCCAGAGACTCTACTTATGCAAACAGCAATGCAGCTGAGGCTTTGTTTAGCTCAAAAAGCAGAGATGATTCTCTTTAGCCTCACTCTCAGCATATGTATTATGTTAATCATTGAAAGGCATGTTAACATTTCAACAGTCAGTTTCAGAACTGTTGCAGAATAATGCAGCACTCGGAGGAACTTCGTCTCTGCTAGTCATTGCAAATTCAGTCTTGCCTACCTAGCCAATTCCCTTCCTGGTACAGTCTGCGGAGTGGTCTCACCAGTCTgccagataaatataaataagatacaCGGGATGTCTTTGTAGGACGAAGTGTGTCCTGTCCATCACATGCGAATGTAAACTCTACAAACCTGTGGGTGTTCTTGTTCAACGGACCCACTGTTTTTGCGTCTACTTTTGAAAACATGTCAAGTCACAGAACTAGGTTTCTGGCCTAGAAGTTTTTATAAAATGAGGTGTGGCATTTAAGTGGTTTAGAGGTACTTAAAATACAGTATTGCTTCACTGCGCCCTGCACACCATTAGCAGCTGGGGGATGGCTGACTTGCTACTCATTCCTACACACTGGAGAGAAACTTGCGAGTCAGCAGCCTTTGGGGAATGCTTCTCTTCTGGTAACGGATTTTTATGATTTGGGGCAGTTTACTTATAATCTCCATTCCCCAGTGTGCTTGTTTGCAtaatagaaatgagaaagaacCCTCATTTTGCACAGAAATGGTAGAAAGAGGAAACGCTCATTCATCATCACGGATTTATTGAACGTTCACGATGTGCTAGGCAGGACTTCACATGCCCTGCCTCTGTTACAACTATGACCCATAGTTGCAACCCACTGTggaagggcgggggggggcgggggtccaTGAGCTGATGGCCACGAAAGTGAGAGGGTGGGACCAAATGCCTGTGGGCAGCTCCACAGAGCAAGGTGCCAAAGGCACCAAACTAATTCTGTTGctgtcactttaaaaataagaaaagcaatatATCATTGCTTTAAGGtctattttcttcagataagaTAATTTCCCTTACTGTTAAGTTGTATAATACGACGCTAACAAAATGAAATGTCCAAAGGATCCAAGCTTGGGAAGGCTACATGTTGACACTTACGGTTTCCAGGTAAGACATCTGGCTTCGGGATATTTTAAACGGCTGTTCTTCCCCAGCAGCAAAGCCAGTTAGCTCCGAAAGGCTTGAGCCCTGAAACAGAAGGGCCACcgttaatttttgtatttgatgGGACCCGACCCATCAGCCTTGAAgccaaggaaaatttaaaaaggcaaataacagcTTTTCAAATCATGAAATCGGAGACTGTTAAAGTGTCACTGTGACTCAGACTATCTGTGATTCTTTGAAATAAGATCTACTTCAAACACAATGGTCTGACATCCCAGGCTGGCTGGATGATATGGGCTTTTTTACCCCTTCTTTGTCTCAGCTGGTACCTCAAAGTTTGAATTCAGTTCCTTGGATTGTAAGGGGCTGGAGATTTGATTCaacctctattttaaaaaaaaggcagtgacCCCAGAACAGCCAGGAATTCCTCAAGGAGGTTGCTATTTAGTAAGGGGACCGAGTTGAACGCCCTGTGGAGACGGGTCCTGTGAGAGGTGCTGCCACAGAAAGCAGGTGCAGGGCTCCTGGGGGGGGACAGAGCCGGAAGCGCCCCATCCCTCTGGTGCAGGGAGAGACGGAGGCCCCACCGAGGAGGTGGCATTTGGTGCGAACCCTGAGGGAGGGAGCGAAACCCACAGGCGGGaatagagggaggaggagggcatcAGGCAGAGAGCATCATGACTAAAAGCTCAGAGGTGGGAAACCTGGCGGGGTTCAAGCAACAGCTCGTGTTAGGTTGAGCTGCAGAGCAGACCAAGTGAGGACGGCCTCCTCAGGTGTCTGCAGACTCCATCCCATGTAAGTCTGTTCTTCTTGGTCCTTGTACTCTAAACCAAATGCGATTTGATCTTTGTTCCTGCTTGAacttaggagaaaaagaaattcctatCTTACAAAAATTCCATTGTCGGAATATGACCTAATTTATCGTCCAGGCAACAGGGCTCTCAGGTCCGGGAGGGACTCAATGGGCCGTTAGGGTCTAGGACGTTGGGGCACCAAGGTTCTCTGGAGGGAAGAAGTGGTAAGATCTGAGCTGAGAAGGATGGATCATGGCGCAGTATGTCGGAAgcatgaggaaagaaaagagaggcctctttgtaaattattttaagtggGGCTAGTGGCTGAGAGTGACAGTGGCTAGGGCCGAGCTGAACTGCTCACCAGGGGCTTTGTAGGTGATGCAGAGGGTTTTACACTTTGTGACGATCACAGAGTCCAGGGAGCTTGACTCTGGGGATGCGTTATAGGATTTTTGAGATTGGCATCTTTTAATTCAGTTTTCCTTGGTCCAGTATTAAAATGAGCCTTTATTGTGTTCTGAGCACACACAGATGGAGGTCCAGGGAAGACATGCATGCGCCGTGTGATGGGGAAGCCAGTTAGGATCGAAATACGGCCGTGAGTAACTGCGGTCCTCTCGTACTTAAAAGAACCGCCTATGGTTATTATTAACAGGACGGTTATGTCGGAAGTCCTTTGAAATAATTTACTTGCCCAGATTTCTCTATTCGTCTGAAAGGAAGATTTCATTATTCAGGTAGAAGCCGTCGTGAACATTTTACAAGGATCATTTTTGCCAAAAGGGGACATTTCACTCCAaggcagacattttaaaaattttgctgtcTTTGAATATTTGGGGACTGTGGTAGCTAAGTGATtacatttatctctttttctgcctcttctctatCCATTGCTGCCTTTAACTTAAATGTGCTGTGGAGCTTTCCCAATTTGTAAATTACTGATGAGCGGATCGCGGGTTTAAAATCAAGCAGGCTCTTCGAGGGATTTCAATCAGTCCCAGGCAAAGCTGTGAAAGAGCCGGCTTTTCTTCCTGGGTCTCCGTATCCCCATATCTCTTTCTAACCATCTCCGGATCGTCTCATCTGTaccacccatcccccaccctccccaggacTTCCCTACTGGGCCATCGGCCTTCAGCGCCCCATGTCTGCTCCCCCAAACCCCAGCGGCCCCTCATTTCCAGCAAGACCCATCAGCCCCCTTACTATCTACCACATTTCCCGTCCTTCAAGTAAGAGCAGTTTTCCCAGACAAATCCTTGCTAAGTTTATCAGGAAGGGGTTGGAGggtatgtatttatgttttagcAGGCTTCTCAAAACCTGTGAGGAGGCTGCAGAGAGGGTTAACCATATTCTTGCATCTGTTTTTTAATCAGCATAGGGTGGTATcactgcaaattaaaactgatttttatatcattctaAGGGTTGGCTTCCCTGGGAAGAAGCCAGGCTCCAGACTCATTTACAGGGAGACGGAAGAGGGAAATGGGGCTGATAACCTGAATCAGGATGACTAGGTTACTTGCTGGGGCTTCTTGGAATGCTCGCCCATCCCCGCAGACCCCACATGAATGGTGGACCAGCTCAAAAACATGAGTTAGGAGGAAGCCTAGGCAGTGTGAGATGATGAGCTAGGAGAAAAGGAGTTGGCATTTTGCCTTGGACGAACGACAAGGCTGGGGAAGACTGCTCCTGGGCGTCAAGATGGCTCTCATCAAGCGGACACCGGGGGTGAGAAGGGGAGGACTGAATAAGGTATCACTCTTTTGGCCCCCCAGCTTGTGGCTAGGGAGTCATCACAGGCTCAAATTGTCCTATGTCTAGTTGTTCACTGTTTTCAATGAACTTCACAGATCCAGAAATCTTTATGGTCATATGTTTATACAGTTAATGGGCTTCAATTTTCCTCTAATTCCTTTCTGGATTACATCATGTTTTCATACAGAACGTCCTGAAAATGCATAGCTATCTCAGCCGTgttaagaagagacaaagaaagggacTCTGGCCTCATTTGGGCTGGAGGGAAAATGGACATAGAGTGGGATTCTAAGTAAGTCCGTGGGGAGGGCAGGCTCAAAGGAATGGGATGCTCAGTAGGACATGGAAGGACAAACAGGAACATGGCAAGATGGCTTAGGTATTCATTCTTTGAGCAGCACATGACTTTCTTTGCACCCAGCCCGTGGTGAATTTTATACTCAGTGTGAACAAGCCTAGTTTGGATATTTCTTGGGTGTGCAAACGGCCCTTACTGGAAGCACTAGGGGTTCCTGCGTTGGAAGCTCTGGCCACcctttcctgtcccctcccctcagcctagTTATCTGCCGAGAGTTAACACCCAAGGGTGGGAGGGTgcttaaaaacaagcaaaccgAACCCAACGCAATCCATCAGCATCCTCTATATCCCTAAGGAGCTTCTTTTTAAGAAACACCATCAAATTTTATCCCAATCTTgcttcaaaacaaaaatgaatgataaGCCAATCTACCGCAACTATTTCAGCCTTAAACAAAATGTAGTCATAGAGCTGCAAGATATTCTTTCCCCCAAAATTGGTAACTCCTTCCTTCCAGACACTGGTTGTAAATCCCTTTATAGACTGTGCTTAGACTGTGATTTTATAAACTCTGAAGTATCAACACACACGCAAACTGTTATTATGATCACTAACGCTATACTTCAAGGCAACAATTAGAAGTTAACAGTAGAAATATTGTGTTCGAGCTTTGGgtcataatttctatttttatttggttgCTTATTTTCATTGAACATCATTTCTTTTGAATCCATGTTAATTCCCATAGCTGACTACTCTCCTACACAATTTTTCTTATAAACAGACTCATACATAGATTTAGTTCAACATCTGAAGTTTTCATGGCCTTTGTCTATACTACTCCAACTTGCCTTTAAAGACAAACAGTAATATCcatatatcttcatttttccaccagtaaaatggaaatggtgataacttatctttttctttctcttcctctttatcAAATGGTCTTAAGCAGTAGGAAGCCACTgtgaagcttttttaaaaaatgcagccaATCAATTCCTTCTTCCTAGCTCAATTCTCAAGGTGCTTCTCGGGGTCAAGTATTGAACCTGgtctttttttctgaagaaaaaagaaaagcagctggAGCTTGGTGGTCTGGGAGTCTGAGATGCCTCCTTTCTCCCTTGGCCCAGGCaagagaaagcaaaggagaaGCATCCTGGCTTCCACGGCCATGTCTGAAGCAAAGCAACTCTTCGTTTTGttcgtttttcttttctgtatacttttcaaagtgttttcGCAGACATCCATCCTCATTATGGTACCGTGAATGAGATACACAGACATTTCTGATTCCATTTTTACAGCTTCGTAAGCCCTCCAAAGGCCCATACTCATTGAGCAGTAAAATGGAGGCCAGAGACTAGGGCCCAGAATCCGATACTCCCTGAGGGTTTCTCTGCTAAGCACCTtttccagcctcagtttccttccacCGGGGCTATAGAGGTCTCTGCTGTCTCGGAGCTCGTGGTAGAATGGCTAACCTATGTTGTGTTTAGCTACAGTCTTGGCACATAGCTGAGGTTCCATCAATGGTATCATTATGAGAATGATGTGAAAGTCATATTATTGGAGGGATTCTGGAAGAGACTTGGCAGGGGACACTGGGTTTGGATGTCAAGTTGGCAGCACACCCTGAGGTCAACATTACCTTGCACATTTCTCATCTTCTGTACTCTGGTTGTCTTCCCTGCTCAGCCCTCCTGGCCCCAGGTGCCTGCCCTGAGGACAATCTGGTAATTTCATGCAAGAGTAAAATGTTCTTTCCCATAATGACACAGAACGCAGCACGTCTGGTGAAAAAGTTTAGAGATTCCTCGTTTTCTCTGACGAACAGGACCTGTGAGCTTAGAAATCCAGTTGCTCTTTGGTAGTtatcccctctccttccctttctttctcctacaGATAACTCAGCGTCTCCACGGGGCAGCCACCATGCTCTCAGCAGACTGAtgatggaagagaaggaaactggGCGATCCCGTGCTCCTGCTTCTCTGGACGATGGATGGAGGACAGCCCGTCCCTTCACCCCTAGTGCCCCTTGAGGACGTGTCGGCAGATTCTAGCATGTCTCTAGAGCAGAAAACCACATTTGTGTTTGtgattttgttgttcattttcttggGCATCCTCATTGTCAGGTGCTTCCGGATCCTTCTGGACCCGTATCGGAGCATGCCAACCTCAACCTGGGCCGATGGACTTGAAGGGCTGGAGAAGGGGCAGTTTGACCATGCCCTTGCTtagcagagaggggcaggagcCCCTCCTGAGGAGGTGAAGTGTGGCATGTCTTGGCGAGGAATTCTCTTTAGTCAATGCTCTCAACAAACCAAGTTTTAACAGCACCTGGTCCTAGACTTCCCATCCCTCATTTATTAAACATGCTGTTAGGTTAAAAGCATTTGAAGGATATT from Neomonachus schauinslandi chromosome 7, ASM220157v2, whole genome shotgun sequence includes the following:
- the CTXN3 gene encoding cortexin-3; this encodes MDGGQPVPSPLVPLEDVSADSSMSLEQKTTFVFVILLFIFLGILIVRCFRILLDPYRSMPTSTWADGLEGLEKGQFDHALA